A portion of the bacterium genome contains these proteins:
- the dnaX gene encoding DNA polymerase III subunit gamma/tau has protein sequence MSPQVMALKWRPQTFADMVGQEHITRTLQNAMRTNRVAHAYIFAGPRGVGKTTTARIFAKALNCRNPKDLEPCNACDLCEEVNSGTSLDIIEIDAASVNGIDAIRDLQQRVANSPAKSKYKVYIFDEAHRISKAAFDAFLKTLEEPPEHVIFILASTEIHQFPATVQSRCQRFEFRSMSLETLVKQLKRIADSEKIEIDDKALYQVARSGNGSMRDAQRNLDQMVAFSGKKVTLEDIRVVLGTIEEEVYLKLVEAALAEDAATGLSTVRGVVEGGKDLGYFFNGILETYRHLAVAKAHPSASQALIPLSSDEVARLGEFAARMSEAQILSSLRLLIEQEWAMRHSSNPQVILETLVLELCRMKGLTSVGDLLKQVQSGAPVQVPAPRAEAPRSSAPAPAPKPAAPAAPPPPPVGEAVLAVDEIEDPVDAEKDPHLAKLKAQWTEFLEKVGEQKKALQGVLVDTRATKMDGDTLVLSCKSGFHQDQLSKPENKALVESVVGSLLGRKVTLVAVLSQAAPAASAPKSSGPRAPKPLSAPAVDVEKIEKDEPIVAAAMKMFGGKIVEVKRNSNPNK, from the coding sequence ATGTCTCCACAGGTCATGGCCTTGAAATGGCGCCCCCAGACCTTCGCCGACATGGTGGGCCAGGAGCACATCACCCGCACCCTCCAGAACGCCATGCGCACCAACCGGGTGGCCCACGCCTACATCTTCGCCGGGCCCCGGGGGGTCGGGAAGACCACCACCGCCCGCATCTTCGCCAAGGCCCTCAACTGCCGTAACCCGAAGGACCTGGAACCCTGCAACGCCTGCGACCTCTGCGAGGAGGTCAATTCGGGCACGTCGCTGGACATCATCGAGATCGACGCCGCTTCGGTGAACGGCATCGACGCCATCCGGGACCTGCAGCAACGGGTGGCCAACTCCCCCGCCAAGAGCAAGTACAAGGTCTATATCTTCGACGAAGCCCACCGCATCTCGAAGGCCGCCTTCGACGCCTTCCTGAAGACGCTGGAGGAACCGCCCGAGCACGTCATCTTCATCCTGGCCTCCACCGAGATCCACCAGTTCCCCGCCACCGTGCAGTCGCGCTGCCAGCGCTTCGAGTTCCGTTCCATGTCCCTGGAGACCCTGGTCAAGCAGCTCAAGCGCATCGCCGACTCCGAGAAGATCGAGATCGACGACAAGGCCCTCTACCAGGTGGCCCGCTCGGGCAACGGCTCCATGCGCGACGCCCAGCGGAACCTGGACCAGATGGTGGCCTTCTCGGGCAAGAAGGTGACCCTCGAGGACATCCGGGTGGTGCTGGGCACCATCGAGGAGGAGGTCTACCTGAAGCTCGTCGAGGCCGCCCTGGCCGAGGACGCGGCGACGGGCCTTTCGACCGTGCGCGGCGTGGTGGAAGGCGGCAAGGACCTGGGGTACTTCTTCAACGGCATCCTGGAGACCTACCGGCACCTGGCGGTGGCCAAGGCCCATCCCTCCGCCTCCCAGGCCCTCATCCCCCTTTCCAGCGATGAAGTGGCCCGCCTGGGCGAGTTCGCCGCCCGGATGTCCGAGGCCCAGATCCTTTCCTCCCTCCGCCTGCTGATCGAACAGGAGTGGGCGATGCGACATTCCTCCAACCCCCAGGTCATCCTGGAGACCCTGGTGCTGGAGCTCTGCCGCATGAAGGGACTGACCAGCGTCGGGGACCTCTTGAAGCAGGTCCAAAGCGGCGCGCCGGTCCAGGTCCCCGCTCCCCGGGCCGAGGCCCCGCGGTCTTCCGCGCCTGCGCCCGCCCCGAAACCCGCCGCGCCGGCCGCGCCGCCCCCCCCGCCGGTGGGCGAGGCCGTGCTGGCGGTGGATGAGATCGAGGACCCGGTGGACGCGGAGAAGGACCCCCACCTCGCCAAACTGAAGGCCCAATGGACCGAGTTCCTGGAGAAGGTGGGCGAGCAGAAGAAGGCCCTGCAAGGGGTGCTGGTGGATACGCGTGCCACCAAGATGGACGGCGATACCCTGGTGCTGTCCTGCAAGAGCGGCTTCCACCAGGACCAGTTGTCCAAGCCCGAGAACAAGGCCCTGGTGGAGTCCGTCGTCGGGAGCCTCCTGGGCCGCAAGGTCACCCTGGTGGCCGTCCTTTCCCAGGCCGCGCCCGCCGCTTCCGCGCCCAAATCCTCCGGCCCCCGGGCCCCCAAGCCCCTCTCGGCCCCCGCAGTGGACGTGGAGAAGATCGAGAAGGACGAGCCCATCGTGGCCGCCGCCATGAAGATGTTCGGCGGCAAGATCGTGGAAGTGAAAAGAAATTCCAATCCGAACAAGTAA